From a region of the Pseudanabaena sp. ABRG5-3 genome:
- a CDS encoding 2OG-Fe(II) oxygenase, which produces MQDQHLKSPIISEESSQQVERLVKQLEHIQHIVKSGFWVSTEELAILLNLENSFIDKLKLEVASQEQKYSFFWRNFECNLVERQFAKGFWLIKDRQDLLPTTASHASQKAANIFTVDETQPSSNHRGAVLLDVSAEEIIPSPYALINDFLSPNQLSELLRYSINKQPEFVPTTNSANDPNYRRSFYLPHFPEFSELMINLVWKITPQIIKHLGMNNFVIGQIESQMTAHNHGNYYKIHNDSGSPDTTTRTLTYVYYYYREPKAFTGGELVIYDSKIENGFSVAAKSHKVIQPQNNTIVFFPSHCMHEVLPVSCPSEYFADSRFTINGWVRHI; this is translated from the coding sequence ATGCAAGATCAGCATTTAAAATCGCCAATCATTTCTGAAGAGAGCAGTCAACAAGTTGAGCGTCTGGTCAAACAACTTGAGCATATTCAACATATTGTTAAATCTGGTTTTTGGGTATCAACTGAGGAGCTAGCAATATTGCTCAACCTTGAGAATAGCTTTATCGATAAGCTCAAGTTAGAAGTTGCCTCTCAGGAACAGAAGTATAGTTTTTTTTGGCGCAATTTTGAATGTAATTTGGTAGAGAGACAATTTGCGAAGGGTTTTTGGTTAATTAAAGATCGGCAAGATTTATTGCCAACGACTGCATCCCATGCTTCACAAAAAGCAGCAAATATTTTTACTGTTGATGAGACGCAACCATCATCAAATCATAGGGGAGCAGTTTTATTAGATGTCTCAGCAGAAGAGATAATTCCCTCTCCCTATGCCCTCATTAATGATTTTTTGTCTCCTAATCAACTCAGTGAATTATTGCGCTACAGCATTAATAAACAACCTGAATTTGTCCCCACTACAAATTCGGCGAATGACCCGAACTATCGGCGATCATTTTATCTGCCTCATTTCCCTGAATTCTCCGAGTTAATGATTAATTTGGTGTGGAAAATTACCCCGCAGATTATTAAGCACTTGGGAATGAATAACTTTGTGATTGGGCAAATTGAATCCCAAATGACTGCCCATAACCACGGTAATTATTACAAAATTCATAATGACAGTGGTAGTCCTGATACGACCACACGTACGCTTACTTATGTCTACTATTACTATCGTGAACCCAAAGCCTTTACGGGTGGTGAGTTAGTCATCTATGACAGCAAAATCGAAAATGGATTTTCCGTCGCAGCTAAGTCCCACAAAGTAATTCAGCCACAGAATAATACGATTGTCTTTTTCCCTAGCCACTGTATGCACGAAGTTTTGCCTGTGAGTTGCCCATCGGAATATTTCGCTGACAGTCGATTTACGATCAATGGTTGGGTAAGACATATCTAG
- a CDS encoding photosystem II reaction center protein K has protein sequence MPLSLLIATLPEAYRIFDPLVNVLPVIPVFFLLLAFVWQAAVGFK, from the coding sequence ATGCCACTTAGTCTATTGATTGCAACATTACCTGAAGCGTATAGAATTTTCGATCCACTGGTAAACGTTCTTCCTGTGATCCCTGTATTCTTCTTGCTACTTGCATTTGTATGGCAAGCAGCAGTCGGTTTCAAATAG
- a CDS encoding MoaD/ThiS family protein: MAVKVLIPTPLQQLTNNQATVECAGASVKEIIDSLENNCPGIKARICDEQGNLRRFVNFYVNSEDIRFLEGANTALNDGDEVSIIPAIAGG; this comes from the coding sequence ATGGCTGTCAAAGTTTTAATTCCCACTCCTCTGCAACAATTAACCAATAACCAAGCCACCGTAGAATGTGCTGGTGCTTCGGTTAAAGAAATCATTGACTCATTGGAAAACAATTGTCCGGGGATCAAGGCTCGTATTTGTGACGAGCAAGGAAATCTTCGCCGCTTTGTTAATTTTTATGTCAATAGCGAAGACATTCGTTTTCTCGAAGGGGCAAATACTGCCCTCAATGATGGTGATGAAGTAAGCATTATTCCTGCGATCGCAGGGGGCTAG
- a CDS encoding 4'-phosphopantetheinyl transferase family protein, translating to MTKDLQLYQARLDISEIECDRLWKLLSEDERSRADRFKRENLRRNFVAARGNLRIILAQWLGCKPKAIQFSYSDHGKPYLQNFKSLYFNLAHSQDFAIYAVSSDREVGIDLEYINPQCDIEGIAQRYFSPSEYEIIKGFGDHDPSLAIQAFYQAWTLKEAYGKATGQGIANILERLDVSPLLEIAIGATLQIGEWNLKLLSTELELDANYAAALCVYQRSC from the coding sequence ATGACTAAAGATTTGCAACTTTACCAAGCGAGGCTCGATATTTCTGAAATTGAGTGCGATCGCCTTTGGAAACTTTTATCTGAGGATGAGCGATCGCGGGCGGATCGTTTTAAACGAGAAAATCTCAGACGCAATTTTGTAGCTGCAAGGGGAAATCTAAGGATAATCTTGGCACAATGGCTAGGTTGTAAACCCAAAGCAATTCAATTTAGCTATAGCGATCACGGTAAACCATATCTTCAAAACTTTAAGAGCCTTTACTTTAATCTTGCCCATTCTCAAGATTTTGCAATTTATGCTGTCAGTAGCGATCGCGAAGTGGGTATCGATTTGGAATATATCAATCCTCAATGTGATATTGAGGGAATTGCCCAAAGATATTTCTCACCGTCAGAGTACGAGATAATTAAAGGATTTGGCGATCACGATCCATCTCTAGCGATTCAAGCTTTTTATCAAGCATGGACGCTCAAGGAAGCCTATGGAAAGGCAACGGGGCAGGGAATTGCCAATATTCTTGAACGTTTAGATGTTTCGCCATTACTAGAAATAGCGATCGGTGCAACTTTGCAGATCGGAGAGTGGAACTTAAAACTCCTAAGTACAGAATTAGAACTAGACGCAAACTATGCTGCTGCCTTGTGCGTTTATCAGCGTTCGTGCTAG
- the larB gene encoding nickel pincer cofactor biosynthesis protein LarB, with protein MHDNLKQLLETVATGELSPERALEELKYLHYESVGDFAKIDHHRNLRTGFPEVIFGLGKTPEQIVQIMRVMESKNPLVMATKISAAVYAQIQPSLRGLQYFPLAQICCLGESTMKKEGTITILTAGTADLPIAEEAAVTSELCGFTVKRLWDVGVAGIHRLLSHRDAIANANVIIVVAGMEGALASVVAGLADCPIVAVPTSIGYGASFNGLAPLLTMLNSCATGVGVVNIDNGFGAAMLAGKILHRHQ; from the coding sequence ATGCACGACAACTTAAAGCAACTATTAGAAACAGTTGCAACGGGGGAGCTAAGCCCAGAGAGAGCTTTAGAAGAGTTGAAATATCTTCACTATGAATCAGTGGGAGACTTTGCCAAAATTGATCATCATCGCAATTTACGGACAGGCTTTCCTGAAGTAATTTTTGGATTGGGCAAAACTCCCGAACAAATTGTGCAAATCATGCGTGTAATGGAATCCAAAAATCCCCTTGTCATGGCAACTAAAATTTCGGCAGCAGTTTATGCCCAAATTCAGCCATCTTTGCGCGGTTTGCAATATTTCCCTCTCGCCCAAATTTGCTGCCTCGGCGAGTCAACGATGAAAAAAGAAGGGACAATTACAATTCTCACCGCAGGAACTGCCGACTTGCCGATCGCTGAAGAAGCTGCCGTTACATCAGAACTCTGTGGCTTTACGGTTAAAAGACTTTGGGATGTGGGCGTAGCAGGAATTCATCGCTTGCTCAGTCATCGGGATGCGATCGCCAATGCCAATGTGATTATTGTTGTCGCAGGAATGGAAGGAGCATTGGCAAGTGTCGTCGCAGGTTTAGCAGATTGTCCGATTGTGGCAGTTCCTACCAGCATCGGTTATGGCGCAAGTTTTAATGGATTAGCTCCATTACTCACCATGCTCAATTCCTGTGCCACAGGTGTAGGTGTAGTGAATATCGATAATGGCTTTGGAGCCGCCATGCTAGCAGGGAAAATTTTACATCGCCATCAATAG
- a CDS encoding DUF6036 family nucleotidyltransferase translates to MIQIPPDFKEFLRLLNCHQVEYLLIGGYAVGYYGFVRATGDMDVWVKINPENAIRVVTTLKEFGFAVPELSPELFLKEDQIVRMGVPPLRLEILTSISGVEFTACFENRLIAQIDDLDVNLINLEDLKINKQASRRLKDLLDLENLP, encoded by the coding sequence ATGATCCAAATACCACCAGACTTCAAAGAGTTCTTGAGATTGTTAAATTGCCATCAGGTTGAATATCTCCTAATTGGTGGCTATGCAGTTGGGTATTATGGCTTTGTCAGAGCTACAGGTGACATGGATGTTTGGGTAAAAATTAATCCAGAAAATGCGATCAGAGTTGTTACCACTTTAAAGGAATTTGGGTTTGCTGTTCCTGAACTATCTCCTGAGCTTTTCTTAAAAGAAGATCAAATTGTACGAATGGGAGTTCCACCATTACGCCTAGAGATTCTCACAAGTATTTCAGGAGTTGAGTTTACGGCTTGCTTTGAAAATCGACTGATAGCCCAAATTGACGATCTTGATGTGAACTTAATTAATCTAGAAGATCTAAAGATAAACAAGCAAGCTAGTAGAAGACTTAAAGATCTATTGGATCTAGAGAACTTACCATAA
- a CDS encoding lysozyme inhibitor LprI family protein encodes MNFINNNKVLPTSLGFMLTCFLGAVLPLSAQERTNCARANSGVEQQRCARLAYEKADRELNSVWKDVISQLSGNEKERLIDRQLAWINERDATCDRETQDNRRGSGYRIFLNSCLRRVTIERTEFLREYLR; translated from the coding sequence ATGAATTTTATAAATAACAACAAAGTTTTACCCACTTCTTTGGGATTTATGTTGACTTGCTTTTTGGGGGCTGTATTACCTTTGTCTGCACAAGAGCGAACTAATTGTGCGAGAGCAAATAGTGGTGTAGAACAGCAAAGATGCGCTCGTTTGGCATACGAAAAAGCGGATCGTGAATTAAACTCCGTTTGGAAAGATGTAATCTCGCAGTTGAGTGGCAATGAAAAAGAACGATTAATTGATCGTCAATTGGCATGGATTAATGAGCGTGATGCAACTTGTGACAGGGAGACACAAGATAATAGGCGTGGGAGTGGATATCGAATATTTTTAAACAGTTGTCTCAGAAGGGTGACAATTGAAAGAACTGAATTTTTGAGAGAATATTTGAGATGA
- a CDS encoding LysR family transcriptional regulator, whose protein sequence is MRLEQLQAFLAVAETGNFQQAAQKCGVSQSTISRQVQSLEATVGLSLFHRQGNAKLTLGGDRLLPHAKKICQIWATAEQELTDLQAGKQTELCVAGIPSACAYQLPPILQKFSRAYPNVQLRVTTLGSDRALKVLKDGLIDIAIVMNNPFLTASSEMVITRLYEEKIQLLLPAQHPLSKKEVITWRDLDNFPQAVFKDGYGLQRLVQDQFNRQGIRLNAALELNALEAFRGVVKQGSLIALLPETFLVELNYDPDLVVRSLSEPNLTREIVLVTTIDRIQIPPIQYFCKLAAEMVQQEIPVILKSALSS, encoded by the coding sequence ATGCGTTTGGAACAGTTACAGGCTTTTTTGGCAGTGGCAGAAACGGGAAACTTTCAACAGGCAGCCCAGAAGTGCGGCGTTAGTCAATCAACGATCAGCCGACAGGTGCAGTCTCTGGAGGCAACTGTGGGATTATCGTTGTTTCATCGTCAGGGCAATGCCAAGTTAACTTTGGGGGGCGATCGCCTATTACCTCATGCCAAGAAAATTTGTCAGATCTGGGCAACTGCCGAGCAAGAGCTAACTGATTTGCAAGCGGGTAAACAAACAGAACTCTGTGTAGCGGGAATCCCTTCCGCCTGTGCCTATCAATTACCGCCAATATTACAAAAATTTTCTCGGGCTTATCCAAACGTACAATTGCGGGTAACAACATTAGGAAGCGATCGCGCACTCAAGGTTCTCAAAGATGGTTTGATTGATATTGCAATCGTGATGAATAATCCATTTTTGACCGCAAGTTCGGAAATGGTGATCACAAGATTATATGAAGAAAAGATTCAATTATTGCTACCTGCTCAGCATCCACTCAGCAAAAAAGAGGTTATAACTTGGAGAGATCTCGATAACTTTCCGCAGGCAGTATTTAAGGATGGCTATGGGTTACAGCGCCTAGTACAAGATCAGTTCAATCGTCAGGGAATTCGTTTGAATGCGGCACTGGAACTAAACGCTCTTGAAGCTTTTCGAGGAGTGGTGAAGCAGGGTAGTTTGATTGCGCTGTTGCCTGAAACTTTTTTAGTGGAGTTAAACTATGATCCTGACTTGGTGGTGCGATCGCTCAGTGAACCCAACTTAACTCGCGAGATTGTGCTAGTGACGACCATTGATCGCATTCAAATTCCACCAATTCAATATTTTTGTAAGCTCGCTGCCGAAATGGTGCAACAGGAAATTCCTGTCATCTTAAAAAGTGCTTTAAGTTCTTAA
- a CDS encoding anthranilate phosphoribosyltransferase family protein, whose translation MSKEFREFLRKVGSGTHTSKSLTRQEAERATVMMLQGEATPAQIGAFMIAHRIKRPTSDELAGMLDAYKLLGAKVAAIATDKRVLVLGSPYDGRSKTAPINPATAIVLAAAGIPVLMHGGDRMPTKEGLPLIEIWHELGLNWHNLELAQVQQNLEQHHLGFVYLPKHFPLAQSIVPYREQIGKRPPFATLELMWSPYQGQQLIVSGFVHPPTETNIREAFAKHGITEFATVKGWEGSVDLPRSRTTIIGINKGDRFERLTLSARNYGFSSEDPAIADASEIAAKIISALKNEPSEYLNSVLWNCGFYLWLYGLHGDITEAIAYAQEIISSGAAWQKLEDLQDNSKL comes from the coding sequence ATGAGTAAAGAATTTCGCGAATTTTTGCGTAAAGTTGGTAGCGGTACACATACCAGCAAAAGCTTAACGCGCCAAGAGGCAGAACGAGCCACAGTGATGATGTTGCAAGGGGAAGCGACTCCTGCACAGATCGGGGCATTTATGATCGCCCATCGGATTAAGCGTCCAACTAGTGATGAGTTGGCGGGGATGCTGGATGCCTATAAACTTTTGGGGGCAAAGGTGGCAGCGATCGCCACTGATAAAAGGGTATTAGTATTGGGTTCGCCCTACGACGGGAGATCAAAGACTGCGCCTATTAATCCTGCAACCGCAATTGTGCTGGCAGCAGCAGGAATTCCTGTACTAATGCATGGAGGTGATCGGATGCCTACAAAGGAAGGGTTACCATTGATTGAGATCTGGCATGAATTAGGACTGAATTGGCATAATTTAGAGCTTGCCCAAGTACAGCAAAATCTAGAACAGCACCATTTGGGATTTGTCTATCTGCCTAAGCATTTTCCCCTTGCCCAAAGTATCGTTCCCTATCGCGAACAAATTGGTAAGCGTCCACCCTTTGCCACCCTTGAGCTAATGTGGTCTCCCTATCAAGGGCAACAATTAATTGTGTCAGGATTTGTGCATCCACCCACTGAGACAAACATTCGGGAAGCCTTCGCGAAACATGGTATTACTGAGTTTGCAACCGTAAAAGGTTGGGAAGGAAGCGTCGATTTACCGCGATCGCGTACCACGATTATCGGAATTAATAAAGGCGATCGCTTTGAACGGTTGACGCTATCGGCAAGAAATTACGGCTTTAGTTCAGAAGATCCTGCGATCGCAGATGCTTCTGAAATCGCGGCAAAAATCATCTCTGCTCTCAAAAATGAACCTTCTGAATATCTCAATTCGGTATTGTGGAACTGTGGCTTTTATCTCTGGCTCTATGGATTGCATGGAGATATTACAGAGGCGATCGCCTATGCCCAAGAAATTATCAGCAGTGGCGCAGCATGGCAAAAATTAGAGGATTTACAAGATAACAGCAAATTATAG
- a CDS encoding THUMP domain-containing class I SAM-dependent RNA methyltransferase, with protein MNQYFATVARGLEALAAQELEQLGAHSVEAGFCGVSFEGDRTLLYRVNLWARLPFRILMHLDQFDCLDTDDLYQGIKAIDWSEFLTPEMTLSVNATGKNDQLNHTHFTALKVKNAIVDQQMDRFGERSDVDVQDADVRIGVHIDDNGCTVSLDSSGNSLHRRGYRPAVGAAPLKESLAAALIQMSGWQPDQMFYDPLCGSGTLPLEASLKALNIAPGMFREHFGFETWLDFDQELLARLIQEADDSRLDALPAPIWGSDRNPEVVDQAIINAKNCGLSNHVYFSALDLTEVVAPADSGVLFCNPPYGERLGRDSDLGAFYKQLGNVLKQRFKGWTAFVLSGNKQLSQTIGLKCAERTAVLNGALPCQLMKYELY; from the coding sequence ATGAATCAATATTTTGCGACTGTGGCGAGAGGCTTAGAAGCACTCGCAGCACAGGAATTAGAACAACTAGGTGCTCATTCCGTTGAGGCGGGATTTTGTGGGGTTAGCTTTGAAGGCGATCGCACTTTACTTTATCGTGTCAATCTTTGGGCGCGATTACCATTCCGCATCTTAATGCACCTCGATCAATTTGATTGCCTTGATACGGATGATCTCTATCAAGGAATTAAAGCGATCGACTGGTCAGAATTTTTAACCCCTGAAATGACCCTGTCGGTAAATGCTACTGGCAAAAATGATCAACTTAATCACACGCATTTCACAGCGCTCAAAGTCAAAAATGCGATCGTTGATCAGCAGATGGATAGATTTGGTGAGCGATCGGATGTGGATGTACAGGACGCAGATGTGCGAATTGGTGTGCATATCGATGACAATGGTTGCACCGTCAGCCTCGATAGCTCTGGCAATAGTCTCCATCGTCGCGGCTATCGTCCTGCGGTGGGAGCCGCCCCTTTAAAGGAATCCCTTGCGGCGGCTCTCATCCAGATGTCAGGATGGCAGCCCGATCAGATGTTTTACGATCCCCTCTGCGGTTCAGGAACTTTGCCCCTAGAGGCAAGCTTAAAAGCCCTAAATATTGCTCCCGGAATGTTTCGCGAACATTTTGGTTTCGAGACTTGGCTAGATTTTGATCAAGAACTTTTGGCGCGACTAATTCAAGAAGCGGATGATAGTCGTTTAGATGCTTTACCTGCTCCGATCTGGGGTAGCGATCGCAATCCTGAAGTGGTAGATCAAGCAATTATTAACGCTAAAAACTGCGGCTTATCCAATCATGTCTATTTCTCGGCTCTCGACCTTACGGAAGTAGTTGCTCCTGCGGATAGTGGTGTTCTCTTTTGCAATCCTCCCTATGGTGAAAGGTTAGGACGCGATAGTGATTTGGGTGCTTTTTATAAGCAGTTAGGGAATGTTCTCAAACAACGCTTTAAAGGATGGACAGCTTTTGTCTTGAGTGGCAATAAGCAGCTATCACAAACAATTGGATTGAAGTGTGCAGAGAGAACAGCCGTACTTAATGGAGCTTTGCCCTGCCAGTTAATGAAGTACGAGCTATATTAG
- a CDS encoding nucleotidyltransferase domain-containing protein, translating to MTRAIENKQLSSLLNELKASLVNLYGDRLFSLILFGSQARGEATPDSDIDVMVVLNDPVNVAEEIYRMSDIGWHFMDEYGELVSIIPTAKSAFLDSAISFIRVVKREGIEL from the coding sequence ATGACTAGAGCCATTGAAAACAAGCAACTATCAAGTTTACTGAACGAGTTAAAAGCTAGTTTAGTAAATCTCTATGGCGATCGCTTATTTTCTTTAATTCTATTTGGTTCGCAAGCAAGGGGAGAGGCAACTCCTGATTCTGATATTGACGTGATGGTAGTCCTCAATGATCCTGTAAATGTTGCTGAAGAAATATACAGAATGTCTGATATTGGTTGGCACTTTATGGATGAATATGGCGAATTAGTTTCGATTATTCCCACTGCGAAGTCAGCTTTTTTAGATTCAGCAATTTCTTTTATCCGAGTGGTTAAGCGTGAGGGGATTGAGCTATGA
- a CDS encoding HEPN domain-containing protein, producing the protein MSEISKLLSLSSEDLGTAEFLYEAQRYRSCISRAYYSMFYAAQALLLSEGLDTSTHKGVIKLINQHFANTGKLSPDVARLLKSNYDLRQSGDYSTDFVADEIVANRAIADAKNFIGVIREILIGKEL; encoded by the coding sequence ATGAGTGAAATCTCCAAATTACTGAGCTTATCATCCGAGGATCTAGGAACAGCAGAGTTTTTATACGAAGCTCAACGTTATCGTTCTTGTATATCTCGCGCTTATTACTCAATGTTTTATGCTGCTCAAGCATTGCTTCTTTCAGAAGGTTTAGATACTTCAACACATAAAGGAGTTATTAAATTAATCAATCAACATTTTGCAAATACAGGTAAGCTTTCTCCAGATGTTGCTAGACTTTTGAAAAGTAATTACGATCTTAGGCAATCAGGTGACTATAGTACTGATTTCGTAGCTGATGAAATAGTTGCGAATAGGGCGATCGCCGATGCCAAAAATTTTATTGGAGTAATTAGAGAGATTTTGATCGGTAAAGAGCTTTGA
- a CDS encoding DUF6636 domain-containing protein — MQRIRISCLSVLAIATSLFPFTNLKAEALPQNTPAIAQSSEDDFSRNGFIMPSKNIYCVIYGDHLRCEIISQLKPMPPQPESCNLDWGGGLSLPKVGKAKVLCVGDTAYSPNYKTLAYGKTWSRSGFVCKSRTDGLTCTNPKGYGFFLNREEWKTF, encoded by the coding sequence ATGCAAAGAATTCGCATTTCCTGTTTGTCAGTTTTAGCGATCGCCACTTCCCTATTTCCCTTCACCAATTTAAAAGCTGAAGCTTTGCCACAAAATACACCTGCGATCGCGCAATCATCGGAGGATGATTTCAGTAGAAACGGCTTCATCATGCCTAGCAAAAATATTTACTGTGTGATCTACGGCGATCACCTACGTTGTGAGATTATCAGTCAACTGAAACCGATGCCACCACAGCCAGAGTCCTGCAATTTAGATTGGGGTGGTGGCTTATCCTTGCCTAAAGTCGGTAAAGCCAAAGTTCTTTGTGTCGGCGATACTGCATATTCTCCCAATTACAAGACCCTAGCCTATGGCAAAACTTGGAGCAGAAGCGGATTTGTCTGCAAGTCGCGCACCGATGGGCTGACCTGCACCAACCCCAAAGGCTACGGCTTCTTTCTCAATCGTGAAGAATGGAAGACATTTTAA